The Streptomyces cynarae genome contains a region encoding:
- a CDS encoding PP2C family protein-serine/threonine phosphatase, with product MTGGEQDEGLPFHEPGVAGARAVAQGAALMTAAFGVVGLSGWVLGIGVLKSVLPGVAASMKPNTAVALLALGLSVFVVARRPLTPRKADAARAAAVLAAVIGGLTLLEYLTKANTGVDQLLFRDDTARVATGAPGRMAPNTAVALTLGSVAALCASTFRLPAWTSQIPALAVLTLGMLRLYGFAYAVPQLERFGGYTGMALHTALALVLLGIAVFLARPDEGPAGLLMNAGTTGALGRRLLATILIAPPLLGWGVLTGEDAGLYGRRLGTALLVCGHVIVFAVVIFGALAVGRRIEVAHARAEYQVRQNELLQAFMDHTPAVMFIKDLDGRLLALNTRFEESTGLSRERILGRRDQEVLPPDIARHLRAADLDMLARGTPVQRQEHFDLPAGPRDFLATVFPLNDPHGAPYAMAGVLTDITERVAAQREVERANRRFLALLESAPDATLITDGDGVIVMANAQVEPLFGRAPAGVVGTEVEDLVPGPQRPLHRALLHRYLQLPDPKPMVVDRGLYGLHSDGSEFPVEVSISTFQAEQETLVFLTVRNITERRQAEAERTERYEQQRRIAYTLQHSLMGEPPRLPHLPSAHRYLASVQDPGVGGDWFDVIPLDQNRTGVVIGDVMGRGLDAAAVMGQLRAAAHALARTGIPPWRLMTGLDAFVNDLADQLVTCCYLVIDQRAREVSLCSAGHLPVVAVDPEGFPRRLQAPVSVPLGVNDLCGSGLSFQETTHRLSPGSTLALYTDGLVERPGTDIDAQIDVLAHTLGTALRDAPADPEILDEAAARLIETLIPDAAAHDDDVTLLLIGVPEPDGATVGRITGEGRDCRS from the coding sequence GTGACAGGCGGAGAGCAGGACGAGGGACTGCCGTTCCACGAGCCCGGCGTGGCCGGTGCCCGCGCCGTGGCCCAGGGAGCGGCCCTGATGACGGCCGCGTTCGGCGTGGTGGGCCTGTCCGGCTGGGTCCTCGGCATCGGCGTGCTGAAGAGCGTGCTGCCCGGCGTCGCAGCGTCCATGAAGCCGAACACCGCCGTGGCCCTGCTGGCGCTGGGCCTCTCCGTGTTCGTGGTGGCTCGCCGACCCCTCACTCCGCGGAAGGCCGACGCGGCCCGTGCGGCCGCGGTCCTGGCCGCCGTGATCGGCGGGCTCACCCTTCTCGAGTACCTGACCAAGGCGAACACAGGCGTCGATCAGCTCCTCTTCAGGGATGACACCGCGCGGGTGGCGACCGGGGCGCCCGGACGCATGGCACCGAACACGGCCGTGGCACTGACGCTCGGGAGCGTGGCGGCACTGTGCGCGAGCACCTTCCGACTGCCCGCCTGGACGAGTCAGATCCCGGCACTGGCCGTTCTCACCCTGGGCATGCTGCGGCTCTACGGCTTCGCCTACGCCGTGCCTCAGCTGGAGCGGTTCGGCGGTTACACCGGCATGGCCCTGCACACCGCGCTGGCCCTCGTGCTGCTCGGCATCGCCGTCTTCCTGGCCCGGCCGGACGAAGGCCCTGCGGGACTGCTGATGAACGCGGGCACCACGGGCGCGCTGGGCCGCCGCCTGCTCGCCACCATCCTGATCGCGCCGCCGCTGCTGGGCTGGGGCGTCCTGACCGGTGAGGACGCAGGTCTGTACGGGAGGCGTCTGGGCACAGCACTGCTGGTGTGCGGCCACGTGATCGTGTTCGCCGTGGTCATCTTCGGCGCCCTGGCCGTGGGGCGGCGTATCGAGGTGGCGCACGCGCGTGCCGAATATCAGGTGCGGCAGAACGAACTGCTCCAGGCGTTCATGGACCACACGCCCGCGGTGATGTTCATCAAGGACCTGGACGGGCGCTTGCTGGCGCTCAACACGAGGTTCGAGGAGAGCACGGGACTGTCCCGCGAACGGATACTGGGCCGGCGGGACCAGGAGGTCCTGCCGCCGGACATAGCCCGTCACCTGCGGGCTGCCGACCTCGACATGCTGGCACGGGGCACCCCGGTCCAGCGCCAGGAGCATTTCGACCTGCCGGCAGGTCCACGGGACTTCCTCGCCACTGTGTTCCCGCTCAACGATCCGCACGGCGCGCCCTACGCCATGGCGGGCGTGCTCACCGACATCACCGAACGAGTCGCGGCCCAGCGCGAGGTGGAGCGGGCCAACCGGCGCTTCCTCGCGCTGCTGGAATCCGCACCCGACGCCACCCTGATCACGGACGGCGACGGCGTCATCGTCATGGCCAACGCCCAGGTCGAGCCACTGTTCGGCCGTGCGCCGGCCGGCGTCGTCGGCACCGAGGTCGAGGACCTCGTGCCCGGCCCGCAGCGTCCACTGCACAGAGCGCTCCTGCACCGGTATCTGCAGCTGCCCGACCCGAAGCCGATGGTGGTGGACCGGGGCCTGTACGGGCTGCACAGCGACGGCAGTGAGTTCCCCGTGGAAGTGAGCATCAGCACCTTCCAGGCCGAACAGGAGACCCTGGTCTTCCTCACCGTTCGGAACATCACCGAACGAAGGCAGGCCGAGGCCGAACGCACCGAGCGCTACGAGCAGCAACGACGCATCGCCTACACGCTGCAGCACAGCCTCATGGGCGAGCCGCCCCGCCTGCCGCATCTGCCCAGCGCGCACCGGTATCTGGCGTCCGTCCAGGACCCCGGGGTCGGCGGCGACTGGTTCGACGTCATTCCCCTGGACCAGAACCGGACCGGCGTCGTCATCGGCGACGTGATGGGCCGGGGCCTGGACGCGGCGGCCGTCATGGGCCAGTTGCGCGCCGCCGCCCATGCCTTGGCCCGCACGGGTATACCGCCCTGGCGGCTCATGACCGGGCTGGACGCGTTCGTCAACGACCTTGCGGACCAGCTCGTCACGTGCTGCTACCTCGTGATCGACCAGCGCGCCCGGGAAGTCAGCCTTTGTTCGGCCGGGCACCTGCCGGTCGTCGCAGTGGACCCGGAAGGCTTCCCCCGCCGACTGCAGGCACCGGTCAGCGTGCCGCTGGGCGTCAACGATTTGTGTGGCAGCGGGCTGTCGTTCCAGGAGACGACCCATCGGCTGTCGCCGGGCAGCACACTCGCCCTTTACACCGACGGACTGGTCGAGAGGCCAGGCACCGACATCGACGCCCAGATCGACGTCCTCGCCCACACCCTCGGCACAGCGCTGAGGGACGCTCCGGCCGACCCGGAAATCCTCGACGAGGCCGCGGCCCGGTTGATCGAGACCCTCATTCCGGACGCGGCCGCCCATGACGACGACGTGACGCTGCTCCTGATCGGCGTGCCCGAGCCGGACGGGGCCACCGTGGGTCGGATCACAGGGGAAGGTCGGGACTGCCGCTCCTGA
- a CDS encoding nuclear transport factor 2 family protein encodes MATREVVEKFFELLAAGDPDAVAEAFADDIDWYVPGSPSLPWTGHRAKAGEVADYLRTLMANIVPEKNVDEVQALLVDGDHAVMLGRFTRVARNTGRTYEMPIAMHLQVAGDKIVKMYLYEDTLKVSEAYAG; translated from the coding sequence ATGGCAACGCGTGAGGTTGTGGAGAAGTTCTTCGAGCTGCTGGCCGCCGGGGACCCGGATGCGGTCGCCGAGGCGTTCGCGGATGACATCGATTGGTATGTTCCCGGCTCGCCGTCGCTGCCGTGGACGGGGCATCGCGCCAAGGCCGGTGAGGTGGCCGACTACCTCCGGACCCTCATGGCGAACATCGTCCCGGAGAAGAACGTCGACGAAGTGCAGGCCCTCTTGGTCGACGGCGATCACGCGGTCATGCTGGGACGCTTCACTCGTGTCGCCAGGAACACGGGCCGAACCTATGAGATGCCCATCGCCATGCACCTCCAGGTGGCAGGCGACAAGATCGTCAAGATGTACCTCTACGAGGACACCCTCAAGGTGTCCGAGGCCTACGCCGGCTGA
- a CDS encoding TetR/AcrR family transcriptional regulator: MARPRSFDETKVLSSAREEFWNRGYAATRLEDLVSATGLGKGSLYGAFGDKRRLFLNLLNSYCHQQLSDVQRTLTAPGTAMERLTRLFEHVVHGYTGDAGRRGCFMVNSTSELHGQDPDVAALARATCQRMEDLLVTCVKDAQREGEVDASADPQELGRLLLAALQGIEFLAKTGMDDSALRQIGHATLRQLPGA; this comes from the coding sequence ATGGCACGCCCTCGAAGCTTCGACGAGACCAAGGTCCTGAGTTCCGCGCGTGAGGAGTTCTGGAACCGCGGCTACGCGGCGACGAGGCTGGAGGACCTGGTTTCCGCGACGGGCCTCGGCAAGGGAAGCCTCTACGGCGCGTTCGGCGACAAGCGCCGGCTCTTCCTGAATCTGCTGAACAGCTACTGCCACCAGCAGCTCAGCGATGTTCAACGGACACTCACGGCACCGGGCACAGCCATGGAGCGCCTGACGCGACTCTTCGAGCATGTGGTACACGGCTACACCGGAGATGCCGGGCGCCGCGGCTGCTTCATGGTCAACAGCACATCCGAACTCCACGGGCAGGACCCCGACGTGGCCGCCCTGGCCCGGGCGACCTGTCAGCGCATGGAAGACCTCTTGGTCACCTGCGTGAAGGACGCGCAACGAGAGGGGGAGGTGGACGCGAGCGCCGACCCGCAGGAGCTCGGCCGCCTGCTGCTCGCAGCCCTGCAGGGCATCGAGTTCCTCGCGAAGACCGGCATGGACGACTCGGCCCTTCGGCAGATCGGTCACGCCACGCTACGCCAACTCCCCGGAGCCTGA
- a CDS encoding DUF1232 domain-containing protein, translating into MDSTTWAALAVAAVLAAALLGVALTLLRRLVRTRRDLRRAGLPTGPRWLFWGAVLYLVLPADLLPDPVYLDDIGVLLLALRSMRAAVPAHEPWRDDGTLPD; encoded by the coding sequence ATGGACTCCACGACCTGGGCCGCGCTCGCCGTCGCCGCCGTACTCGCGGCGGCCCTGCTCGGCGTGGCCCTCACCCTGCTGCGACGGCTGGTCCGCACGCGCCGCGACCTGCGCCGCGCCGGGCTGCCCACCGGCCCGCGCTGGCTGTTCTGGGGTGCGGTCCTGTACCTGGTGCTCCCCGCCGACCTGCTGCCGGATCCCGTGTACCTGGACGACATCGGCGTCCTGCTGCTGGCGCTGAGGTCGATGCGGGCCGCTGTACCGGCACACGAACCCTGGCGCGACGACGGCACGTTGCCCGACTGA
- a CDS encoding MurR/RpiR family transcriptional regulator: MPSPQQARAQSSAITAGKTAPEAGASPTSQLRELFDGPRLSPGHRRIAQYLIEHITEAAFLSITDLAERVGVSQPSVTRFAGAVGFSGYPALREKLQSIALGTLGSPSTPAEQRANELQAAVDAEIENLENLRRDFADPDQVIRIGRALSESTPLTVMGLRISASLAEYFAYGARRIHPDVRLVTRGGTVAYDAMLQSREAGGTWVLAFGMPRHAQESLTAVRVARTAGLKVALITDLGLGPLADEADVVFATGTGSRLVFDSYAAPGLMAAALLQAMTDADPERTQARLEEYEQIADQHQFFLKD, from the coding sequence GTGCCATCGCCGCAGCAGGCACGCGCGCAGTCATCTGCGATCACTGCGGGCAAGACGGCCCCGGAAGCGGGTGCCAGCCCGACGTCCCAGCTCAGAGAGTTGTTCGACGGTCCCCGGCTGTCCCCGGGGCACCGCCGGATCGCCCAGTACCTGATCGAGCACATCACCGAGGCCGCGTTCCTGTCGATCACGGATCTGGCCGAGCGGGTGGGTGTGAGCCAGCCTTCGGTGACCCGTTTCGCCGGGGCCGTCGGCTTCAGCGGCTACCCGGCGCTGCGGGAGAAGTTGCAGTCCATCGCCCTGGGCACCCTGGGCAGCCCAAGCACTCCGGCGGAGCAGCGCGCCAACGAGTTGCAGGCGGCCGTGGACGCCGAGATCGAGAACCTGGAGAACCTGCGCCGGGACTTCGCCGACCCGGACCAGGTGATCCGGATCGGGCGGGCGCTGTCCGAGTCGACTCCCCTGACCGTGATGGGCCTGAGGATCTCCGCCTCCCTCGCCGAGTACTTCGCCTACGGGGCCCGGCGCATCCACCCCGACGTACGGCTGGTGACGCGCGGGGGGACCGTCGCCTACGACGCGATGTTGCAGTCGCGGGAGGCCGGCGGCACCTGGGTGCTGGCCTTCGGGATGCCCCGGCACGCCCAGGAGAGCCTCACCGCGGTGCGGGTGGCGCGCACCGCGGGGCTCAAGGTGGCTCTGATCACGGATCTTGGACTCGGTCCGCTCGCGGACGAGGCCGACGTCGTGTTCGCCACCGGCACGGGCTCCCGGCTGGTGTTCGACTCCTATGCCGCCCCCGGTCTGATGGCCGCGGCGCTCCTGCAGGCGATGACCGACGCCGATCCGGAGCGGACGCAGGCCCGCCTGGAGGAGTACGAGCAGATCGCCGACCAGCACCAGTTCTTCCTCAAGGACTGA
- a CDS encoding alpha/beta hydrolase → MTAEPTTSPAPADAEPVFPPPPFDPELAAALELIGEQLSPGFPPEAIPEVRAGMVIPPPSDDELRRGGAFEVEERAVPGPPGAPEISLLICRPTGATGPLPAIYHAHGGGMILGTNRFGVDEALDWAEELGLVVVSVEYRLAPEHPHPAPVEDCYAGLKWTAENAKELGVDPERIIVAGGSAGGGLTAALALLARDRGGPALLGQMLMCPMLDDRNDSVSAHQMAGRGVWDRTANATGWGALLGDARGGPDVSPYAAPARATDLSGLPPAFIDVGSAETFRDEDVSYATRIWQAGGRAELHVWPGGFHGFDGFAPQALLSQEARAARLRWLRRLLST, encoded by the coding sequence ATGACCGCCGAGCCGACGACCTCCCCGGCACCCGCAGACGCCGAGCCCGTCTTTCCGCCGCCGCCCTTCGACCCGGAGCTGGCGGCCGCGCTCGAACTGATCGGCGAGCAGTTGTCCCCGGGCTTCCCGCCCGAGGCCATCCCCGAGGTGCGCGCCGGCATGGTCATCCCGCCGCCCTCCGACGACGAGCTGCGCCGCGGCGGCGCCTTCGAGGTGGAGGAGCGTGCGGTGCCGGGACCGCCCGGCGCGCCCGAGATCTCCCTGCTCATCTGCCGGCCCACCGGTGCGACCGGCCCCCTGCCGGCGATCTACCACGCGCACGGGGGCGGGATGATCCTCGGCACCAACCGGTTCGGCGTGGACGAGGCGCTCGACTGGGCCGAGGAGCTGGGGCTGGTCGTGGTCTCCGTCGAGTACCGGCTGGCCCCCGAGCACCCGCACCCGGCCCCGGTCGAGGACTGCTACGCGGGCCTGAAGTGGACCGCCGAGAACGCCAAGGAACTCGGCGTCGACCCCGAGCGCATCATCGTCGCCGGCGGCAGCGCGGGCGGCGGCCTCACCGCGGCCCTGGCCCTGCTCGCACGGGACCGCGGTGGCCCCGCCCTGCTGGGCCAGATGCTGATGTGCCCCATGCTGGACGACCGCAACGACTCGGTCTCCGCCCACCAGATGGCAGGGCGCGGCGTATGGGACCGCACCGCGAACGCCACCGGCTGGGGCGCGCTCCTCGGCGACGCGCGCGGCGGCCCGGACGTCTCCCCGTACGCCGCCCCCGCCCGCGCCACCGATCTGTCCGGCCTGCCGCCCGCCTTCATCGACGTCGGCTCCGCGGAGACCTTCCGCGACGAGGACGTCAGCTACGCCACCCGTATCTGGCAGGCGGGCGGACGCGCCGAACTCCATGTGTGGCCCGGCGGGTTCCACGGCTTCGACGGCTTCGCCCCGCAGGCGCTGCTCTCCCAGGAGGCCCGAGCGGCCCGGTTGCGCTGGCTGCGGCGGCTGCTGAGCACCTGA
- a CDS encoding cholesterol oxidase substrate-binding domain-containing protein, with protein MTEPPAGPPPAIGGAEASWTRRGFLLTAASLAAASPALTQGIAAADELPGFPPDVGLYRTAYRNWVGEITADGLWACAPADARQVVDVVNWARRQGWTVRARGCSHGWSPLTIPAGTGAGSPVLLLDTAAHLTGLSMESAEPAAVRAGTGVTLEALLGFLEDHGLGLTAAPAPGDLTLGGALAVDAHGTAVPAHGENRLPGHTYGSLSNLVLSLTAVVWDESSDAYVLRTYRRDEAEGAALLTHLGRALVTEVVLRVGVNTDLRCVSRTDVPAAELFAAPGSDGRTFARFLDETGRAEAIWFAFTEFPWLKVWSVAPRRPLTSRPVTSPYNYPFSDHVPTLVADLAGRMVSDAAWYLAPELGNAQLDAAVLGLTATLSADLWGPSKNTLLYIRPTTLRVTANGYAVLTSRDEVQRVVHEFTSFYRERLTAYAARGRFPVNGQVEIRVTGLDDPADVGLTGARAPSLSALRPRADHPEWDTAVWLDVLTLPGTPYAEEFYRELERFLLATYDGGVGLVRVEWSKGWGYTDQAAWSDPDVLHDAVPDSFGDGPSWARTSEVLSRLDPHRVFRNAFLDRLFA; from the coding sequence ATGACCGAACCACCGGCCGGTCCCCCTCCCGCCATAGGAGGAGCGGAAGCCTCCTGGACGCGCCGGGGCTTCCTGCTCACCGCCGCCTCGCTGGCCGCCGCCTCCCCCGCCCTGACGCAGGGCATCGCCGCAGCTGATGAGCTGCCCGGTTTCCCGCCCGACGTCGGCCTGTACCGCACGGCGTACCGCAACTGGGTCGGGGAGATCACCGCCGACGGACTGTGGGCCTGTGCGCCGGCGGACGCGCGACAGGTCGTGGACGTGGTCAACTGGGCCCGCCGACAGGGCTGGACGGTCCGCGCCCGCGGCTGCTCACACGGCTGGTCGCCCCTGACGATCCCCGCCGGCACGGGGGCCGGGTCGCCCGTACTGCTCCTGGACACCGCCGCCCATCTCACGGGGCTGTCGATGGAGTCCGCCGAACCCGCCGCCGTCCGGGCCGGCACCGGCGTCACTCTCGAGGCCCTGCTCGGCTTCCTGGAGGACCACGGCCTGGGCCTGACCGCGGCACCGGCGCCCGGCGACCTGACCCTCGGCGGTGCCCTGGCCGTCGACGCCCACGGCACCGCGGTCCCGGCCCACGGCGAGAACCGGCTGCCCGGGCACACCTACGGTTCGCTGAGCAACCTCGTACTGTCCCTGACCGCGGTGGTGTGGGACGAGAGCAGTGACGCCTACGTCCTGCGGACATACCGGCGCGACGAGGCCGAAGGTGCCGCGCTGCTCACCCATCTCGGCCGCGCCCTGGTCACCGAGGTGGTGCTGCGCGTGGGCGTCAACACCGATCTGCGCTGCGTCAGCCGCACCGACGTCCCGGCCGCCGAGCTCTTCGCGGCGCCCGGCAGCGACGGCCGGACGTTCGCGCGGTTCCTCGACGAGACGGGCCGGGCGGAGGCGATCTGGTTCGCCTTCACGGAGTTCCCCTGGTTGAAGGTGTGGAGCGTCGCCCCCCGGCGCCCGCTCACCTCACGGCCGGTGACGTCGCCGTACAACTATCCGTTCTCCGACCACGTGCCCACGCTCGTGGCGGATCTCGCGGGACGGATGGTGTCCGACGCCGCCTGGTACCTCGCGCCCGAGCTGGGCAACGCGCAACTGGACGCCGCCGTGCTCGGCCTGACCGCCACGCTCTCCGCGGACCTGTGGGGGCCGTCCAAGAACACGCTGCTGTACATCAGACCCACGACGCTGCGGGTCACCGCGAACGGCTACGCGGTCCTCACCTCGCGCGACGAGGTCCAGCGCGTCGTCCACGAGTTCACCTCCTTCTACCGGGAACGGCTCACCGCGTACGCCGCGCGCGGGCGCTTCCCGGTCAACGGCCAGGTCGAGATCCGCGTGACGGGCCTCGACGATCCCGCAGACGTCGGGCTCACCGGCGCCCGAGCCCCGTCGCTGTCGGCGTTGCGGCCGCGCGCCGATCACCCCGAGTGGGACACGGCGGTCTGGCTCGACGTGCTCACCCTGCCGGGCACGCCCTACGCGGAGGAGTTCTACCGGGAGCTGGAGCGGTTCCTGCTGGCCACCTACGACGGTGGGGTGGGCCTCGTGCGCGTGGAGTGGTCCAAGGGGTGGGGCTACACGGACCAGGCGGCGTGGTCCGACCCGGACGTGCTGCACGACGCCGTGCCGGACTCGTTCGGCGACGGGCCGTCCTGGGCCCGGACGTCCGAGGTGCTCTCCCGGCTCGACCCGCACCGCGTGTTCCGCAACGCCTTTCTGGACCGGCTGTTCGCCTAG
- a CDS encoding aldo/keto reductase: protein MEEREFRRSGQHASVIGLGTWQLGADWGDVDDKAAHEVLEAAAESGVTFFDTADVYGDGRSEQAIAAFLLGRPDLHVLVATKMGRRVDQIPQNYVLDNFRVWNDRSRRNLGVDRIDLVQLHCPPTPVYSCDEVYDALDTLVEEGRVAAYGVSVETCGEALTAIARPNVASVQIILNPFRMKPLREVLPAAREAGVGIIARVPLASGLLSGKYTKDTVFAANDHRSFNRHGEAFDQGETFSGVDFATGVEAAAEFAALAPEGCTPAQLALAWILQQPGVTTVIPGARSADQARANSAVAKLPPLPRETLDAIRDLYDRRIKEQVEGRW, encoded by the coding sequence ATGGAAGAGCGAGAATTCCGCAGGTCGGGGCAGCATGCCTCGGTGATCGGCCTCGGCACCTGGCAGCTGGGCGCCGACTGGGGCGACGTCGACGACAAGGCCGCCCACGAGGTGCTGGAGGCGGCGGCCGAGTCCGGGGTGACCTTCTTCGACACCGCCGATGTGTACGGCGACGGGCGCAGCGAACAGGCCATCGCCGCCTTCCTCCTCGGCAGGCCGGACCTGCACGTGTTGGTGGCGACCAAGATGGGCCGCCGCGTCGACCAGATCCCGCAGAACTACGTCCTCGACAACTTCCGGGTCTGGAACGACCGCTCCCGCCGCAACCTCGGCGTCGACCGCATCGACCTGGTGCAGCTGCACTGCCCGCCGACGCCGGTCTACTCCTGTGACGAGGTGTACGACGCCCTGGACACCCTGGTCGAGGAAGGCCGCGTCGCCGCCTACGGAGTGAGCGTCGAGACGTGCGGGGAGGCGCTGACCGCGATCGCCCGCCCGAACGTGGCGAGCGTGCAGATCATCCTCAACCCGTTCCGCATGAAGCCGCTGCGTGAGGTCCTCCCGGCCGCGCGGGAGGCCGGCGTGGGCATCATCGCCCGGGTGCCGCTCGCCTCCGGCCTGCTGTCCGGCAAGTACACCAAGGACACCGTCTTCGCCGCGAACGACCACCGCTCCTTCAACCGGCACGGTGAGGCCTTCGACCAGGGCGAGACCTTCTCCGGCGTCGACTTCGCCACCGGTGTCGAGGCGGCGGCCGAGTTCGCCGCGCTCGCGCCCGAGGGCTGCACGCCGGCCCAGCTGGCGCTCGCCTGGATCCTCCAGCAGCCAGGCGTGACCACGGTCATCCCCGGCGCCCGCTCCGCGGACCAGGCCCGCGCCAACTCGGCGGTCGCCAAACTGCCCCCGCTGCCGCGCGAGACGCTCGACGCGATCCGGGACCTGTACGACCG